From the Bacillota bacterium genome, one window contains:
- a CDS encoding glycosyltransferase family 4 protein: MRVLLQSRADLLTLPAGDTIQVLETQKALCALGVDAKYSGDLAPDLEGYDLVHLFNLTRVAETAAQCENAVRRGKPVVVSPIYWNPEEYILHESPRLQAALLKYWRQDDPLRRRVVQSAAMLLPNAEAEMRLIERDLGVTAPFRVVPNAADPAFARADAREFLSRFGLTDFVLCCARISPRKNQLALVRATRGLGFPVVFIGPVNDPFYLEACRKEADQSHHFLGFMPQTQLGSAYAAARVHVLPSWFETPGLASLEAALAGCNIVSTDRGTAREYFGDLAWYCDPADVGSIREAVTAAYRAPRRRELAAVVRTRFTWERAARETAEAYAQVLAGSGRGRWGPGAAAPRGRIQGSSRE, translated from the coding sequence GTGCGGGTTCTTCTGCAGAGCAGGGCTGATCTTCTCACCCTTCCGGCTGGCGACACGATCCAGGTCCTCGAGACCCAAAAGGCCCTTTGCGCGCTTGGGGTGGACGCCAAGTACAGCGGGGATCTCGCGCCGGACCTCGAAGGCTACGACCTGGTGCATCTGTTCAACCTGACGAGGGTGGCCGAAACCGCCGCTCAGTGCGAGAACGCTGTGCGACGCGGCAAGCCGGTGGTGGTATCGCCCATTTACTGGAACCCGGAGGAGTACATTCTCCACGAGAGTCCCCGGTTGCAGGCGGCGCTGCTGAAGTACTGGCGCCAGGATGACCCGTTGCGTCGCAGGGTGGTGCAGTCTGCGGCGATGCTCCTGCCCAATGCCGAGGCCGAGATGCGCCTCATCGAGAGAGACCTTGGGGTGACAGCGCCGTTCCGCGTGGTGCCGAACGCGGCCGACCCGGCCTTCGCGCGAGCGGACGCGAGGGAGTTCCTGTCGAGGTTCGGGCTGACGGATTTCGTGCTCTGCTGCGCCAGGATCTCGCCCAGGAAGAACCAGCTCGCGTTGGTGAGAGCGACGCGCGGCTTGGGATTCCCAGTGGTCTTCATAGGCCCGGTGAACGACCCGTTCTACCTCGAGGCCTGCAGGAAAGAAGCTGACCAGTCCCACCATTTCCTCGGCTTCATGCCCCAGACGCAGCTGGGCAGCGCGTATGCAGCGGCCCGGGTCCACGTGTTGCCGAGCTGGTTTGAAACGCCCGGCCTTGCCAGTCTCGAAGCCGCGCTGGCCGGGTGCAACATCGTATCGACGGACAGGGGGACGGCCCGGGAATACTTCGGGGATCTCGCCTGGTACTGCGATCCCGCCGACGTGGGCTCCATCAGGGAGGCGGTGACGGCCGCCTATCGGGCGCCGCGGCGGCGGGAGTTGGCGGCTGTTGTGAGGACCCGCTTCACCTGGGAACGCGCGGCGCGGGAGACCGCCGAGGCTTATGCCCAGGTCTTGGCGGGGTCCGGGCGCGGGCGATGGGGCCCGGGAGCCGCGGCGCCCCGAGGCCGAATACAGGGCTCGAGCCGCGAATAG
- a CDS encoding DUF3794 domain-containing protein, which produces MIDITQIVDQKATIKVERVIGHGTKEVLLEETKTVPAIKIVEIVPVLTNVRSIVKNGKVIVQGTVHKQIFYIGTDNLEHHLAEDIDFSELVDVVPLDPARPVTEGMNQRDMSVIENNVFEFDPATGTLTQKIVLRLQVKVTDTEQLAVALSPYGTFIKAAVVVGEATKQKFIEETKTLPATKVIEIIPRISNIKHIVKNGKVIVQGTLHKQIFYVGTDDLVHHIAEDIGFSDLVEVPPLNPNFPVQEGMDSQDHSVVDNLVFEFDPATGTLTQKIILLLGVKVTETEQIPVAVDPYGTVIAADLVVGHGTKQKLIEETKTLAATKIVDVEARISEISSIVKNGKVIVQGIVHKQIFYVGTDDLVHHLAEDLPFSEMVEVTPINPEVPVREGMDEQDHSFIENIVWEFDPATGSFTEKIVIRIDVKVTQFGQIGVVIDP; this is translated from the coding sequence ATGATTGACATAACGCAGATCGTGGACCAGAAAGCAACGATCAAGGTGGAGAGGGTCATTGGCCACGGCACGAAGGAGGTGCTGCTGGAGGAGACGAAGACCGTGCCGGCCATCAAGATAGTTGAGATCGTTCCTGTTCTCACCAACGTCCGGTCCATCGTGAAGAACGGGAAGGTCATCGTTCAGGGCACCGTTCATAAGCAGATCTTTTACATCGGCACGGATAACCTCGAGCACCATCTCGCAGAGGACATCGATTTCAGCGAGCTCGTCGACGTGGTGCCGCTCGACCCGGCGCGTCCGGTGACTGAGGGCATGAACCAGCGCGACATGTCCGTCATCGAGAACAACGTGTTCGAGTTCGACCCGGCGACCGGCACTCTTACCCAGAAGATCGTGCTCAGGCTCCAGGTGAAGGTGACGGACACAGAGCAACTCGCGGTTGCGTTGTCGCCCTACGGCACCTTCATCAAGGCTGCCGTGGTCGTAGGGGAGGCGACCAAGCAGAAGTTCATCGAAGAGACGAAGACATTGCCTGCCACCAAGGTGATCGAGATCATCCCGCGCATTTCCAATATAAAGCACATAGTCAAGAACGGTAAGGTCATAGTGCAGGGCACGCTTCACAAGCAGATATTCTACGTGGGCACCGATGACCTCGTTCACCACATCGCCGAGGACATAGGGTTCAGCGACCTAGTCGAGGTGCCACCGTTGAACCCTAACTTCCCGGTGCAGGAGGGCATGGACTCGCAGGACCACTCCGTCGTCGACAACCTCGTATTCGAGTTCGACCCGGCGACAGGGACTCTGACGCAGAAGATAATACTCCTCCTGGGCGTGAAGGTCACCGAGACGGAGCAGATACCGGTTGCCGTCGACCCGTACGGCACGGTGATTGCGGCTGACCTCGTGGTAGGGCATGGCACGAAGCAGAAGCTCATCGAGGAGACGAAGACCTTGGCAGCCACGAAGATCGTAGACGTGGAGGCCAGGATCAGCGAGATCAGCTCGATCGTGAAGAACGGCAAGGTGATAGTGCAGGGGATCGTGCACAAGCAGATCTTCTACGTTGGCACCGACGACCTCGTCCATCACCTCGCGGAGGACCTGCCCTTCAGCGAGATGGTGGAGGTCACGCCGATAAACCCGGAGGTGCCCGTGCGCGAGGGCATGGATGAGCAGGATCACTCGTTCATCGAGAACATCGTCTGGGAATTCGACCCGGCGACAGGCAGCTTCACAGAGAAGATCGTGATCCGGATAGACGTGAAGGTTACCCAATTCGGGCAGATCGGAGTGGTCATCGACCCGTAA